One genomic region from Salvelinus fontinalis isolate EN_2023a chromosome 18, ASM2944872v1, whole genome shotgun sequence encodes:
- the LOC129815437 gene encoding E3 ubiquitin-protein ligase DTX3L-like: MAENDVDMVEVGDNNSDPALAASGAPHYPQWESPSPHGRGDRTYSSGTSWEPVIVTQPHSCPTSHTQSTDLTDDKQKDLYLTDDESDKGLDTPPQGTDLYRSKEEMSLDPPAGGAAGSNKDRESQRDQHSPINSQRTQDVDLNQAEVEERKQPSASPDEATVYVTVKWPRKDLPPKWKSTLEKTFQSWLNKDFGDKTTDCTLKGLYYNGSWAEVKISPSTDLKVLLNRRATQMTFKDEAKTTATVQFHKTAPSTSWNQSDCKPSSIDGSPPTSHTPQDVKLPVTVHTIIDLSGIPHEAQVSLQTRFSQYRTYHSLTFTGNFEEGEKFYREVHKVKEAEAGPAGDWNGLAVTPSMTHKGMNTHEGPGQKEMRFPVPLTLFGYMNQAYQKEMEDIEKRNGVKINADVKVSIKEDSAKTGRDFLLPEAYQELIDLFQKCAGDFDSISAHLPHMNLEDLQNTLKNIQNEESRLVLNVSANSCNVFGPKQSMVAVGKAFGVGHSSTVKTFGMDHSSTDEAFGSGRRSTEIPQKIVLDIKDPPVSSGLSMDPAHWELIKKIFDEKIKAIQNKFGVVFMNNPSQGKVRVTTRPIKSQHTASLECHAIRALMHLYQKVATSTMSCYLLDTTQAGTVGDMLEKIRSRHQCVGAGENYGPWRLIGLPEHLGPAVKELEKKLGGHVFKEEDKQRIVYPEDFNTGAAEVGAAGEATCPICMDIFTNKEKLSCTHEFCKECLRRSVETMGPSCPVCKDVYGKVEGDQPDGTMKHTISYTNLPGFTQCGTIVINYDIPDGKQTKKHPNPGKHFYGTKRMAYLPNNMEGNEVLKLLKKAFNQRLIFTVGISRTTGAEDVVTWNDIHHKTNIEGGAQNFGYPDHDYLRRVKDELKAKGIK; the protein is encoded by the exons ATGGCAGAAAATGACGTTGACATGGTGGAAGTGGGTGATAATAAT TCTGACCCAGCCTTGGCTGCCAGTGGAGCACCGCACTATCCACAATGGGAGTCTCCGAGCCCCCATGGGAGAGGTGATAGG aCCTATTCTTCAGGAACAAGTTGGGAGCCAGTGATAGTAACACAGCCACATTCATGTCCTACCAGTCACACCCAAAGTACTGATTTGACTGATGATAAGCAAAAG GACCTGTATTTGACAGATGATGAATCTGACAAAGGACTGGATACACCACCCCAG GGCACAGATCTGTATCGGTCAAAGGAGGAGATGAGTCTGGATCCTCCTGCTGGAGGAGCTGCTGGCTCTAATAAAGACAGAGAATCACAGAGAGATCAGCATTCTCCCATCAACTCCCAAAGGACTCAAGATGTG GATCTGAATCAAGCTGAGGTTGAAGAGAGAAAGCAGCCATCAGCATCTCCAGATGAGGCTACAGTCTACGTCACTGTCAAGTGGCCTAGGAAAGACCTTCCACCAAAATGGAAATCTACACTAGAGAAAACTTTCCAGTCATGGCTCAATAAAGACTTTGGTGATAAGACTACAGATTGTACCTTGAAAGGTCTTTATTACAATGGGTCATGGGCTGAGGTCAAGATAAGTCCCTCAACAG ATCTAAAAGTACTTCTGAATCGGAGGGCAACACAGATGACCTTCAAAGACGAGGCCAAGACAACCGCTACTGTGCAGTTTCACAAAACTGCACCATCTACATCCTGGAACCAATCAGACTGTAAACCTAGCTCAATAGATGGCTCTCCTCCAACATCACACACTCCACAGGAT GTCAAACTCCCAGTGACTGTACATACTATCATTGATCTCAGTGGCATCCCACATGAAGCACAGGTTTCCCTTCAGACCAGGTTCAGTCAGTACCGCACTTATCACTCACTGACCTTTACTGGGAACTTTGAGGAAGGGGAGAAGTTCTACAGAGAGGTGCACAAGGTCAAGGAAGCTGAGGCTGGGCCAGCAGGTGATTGGAATGGTTTAGCAGTGACACCAAGCATGACTCACAAGGGAATGAACACCCATGAAGGCCCTGGGCAAAAGGAAATGAGATTTCCAGTCCCACTGACCCTCTTTGGGTACATGAACCAGGCCTACCAGAAGGAGATGGAGGACATAGAGAAAAGAAATGGAGTCAAAATCAATGCAGATGTGAAGGTGTCCATCAAAGAAGATTCAGCGAAAACAGGTCGAGATTTTCTGCTGCCCGAAGCCTACCAGGAGTTAATTGACCTCTTCCAGAAGTGTGCAGGTGATTTTGACAGCATCTCCGCACATCTGCCACACATGAATCTAGAAGACCTCCAGAATACACTGAAGAACATCCAGAATGAGGAGTCCAGGCTGGTGCTGAATGTGTCCGCCAACAGTTGCAATGTGTTTGGGCCGAAGCAGAGCATGGTAGCAGTCGGGAAGGCTTTTGGGGTTGGCCACAGCTCCACAGTGAAGACCTTCGGAATGGATCACAGCTCCACAGATGAGGCCTTTGGATCTGGAAGGAGATCTACAGAGATTCCACAGAAGATTGTGCTTGACATCAAAGACCCACCGGTGTCAAGTGGGCTGTCCATGGACCCAGCCCACTGGGAGctgattaaaaaaatatttgatgaaaAAATAAAAGCAATCCAAAATAAATTTGGAGTAGTTTTCATGAATAATCCCTCTCAGGGGAAGGTCAGAGTGACAACCAGACCTATCAAGTCCCAACACACTGCCTCTCTGGAATGCCACGCCATCAGAGCTCTCATGCACCTCTACCAGAAGGTTGCCACGTCAACAATGAGCTGCTACCTGCTAGACACTACCCAGGCAGGGACTGTGGGGGATATGTTGGAGAAGATCCGCTCTCGACACCAATGTGTTGGGGCAGGAGAAAACTACGGTCCCTGGAGGCTGATTGGCCTACCGGAGCATTTAGGCCCTGCTGTCAAAGAGCTTGAAAAGAAGCTGGGTGGGCATGTGTTTAAAGAGGAAGACAAGCAGAGGATTGTGTATCCTGAAGACTTCAACACAGGAGCAGCTgaggtgggagcagctggagaagCGACATGCCCCATAtgcatggatatatttaccaacAAGGAGAAGTTGTCGTGCACCCATGAGTTTTGTAAAGAGTGTCTGAGGCGGTCAGTGGAAACCATGGGCCCCAGCTGTCCTGTGTGTAAGGATGTGTACGGGAAGGTGGAGGGAGACCAGCCTGATGGAACAATGAAACACACTATTTCTTACACCAACCTACCTGGATTCACTCAATGTGGCACGATAGTTATCAACTATGATATTCCAGATGGAAAACAGACG AAGAAACATCCCAACCCTGGGAAGCACTTCTATGGGACCAAAAGAATGGCTTATCTACCCAATAACATGGAGGGGAATGAGGTCCTGAAGCTGCTGAAGAAAGCATTTAATCAGAGGCTGATTTTCACAGTTGGGATCTCCAGAACCACTGGGGCAGAGGATGTAGTGACCTGGAATGACATTCACCACAAAACCAACATCGAAGGAGGGGCACAAAA TTTCGGCTATCCTGACCATGACTACCTGAGAAGAGTGAAGGATGAGCTGAAAGCCAAAGGCATCAAATGA